The Bacteroidota bacterium genomic interval CAATCGCCGCAAGCGCGGCGCTTTCCCCGTCCGCTTTCTCCTTGTTCGCGCGCGCTTCCTCCTTCAGCTCCTGGACGCGAGCCTTCATCGCGGCTCGCTCCTCGTCGGTGAATCCCTTGGATTTCTTGGGGTCTTTCTTTGGGCTCATAGAATCTCCTTATCCTTTGTACTCTTCGCCACCATTTGATTCTGCGATCTGTTCGACGTCACTTTTGGTCCGGCGAATCTTCAAGGTATTTCCCGTCGGGCGCCACCGTGACCTCGATTTCTTTGGGGGAGATAGCCGCAAACTCACTTGGTCGTCTTCGTTCCCATCTGGACCCCTAGTTTCTCATATTCAATGTCGTTGGGTTCCCATAGTTCAACCTTGTTTTGTTCAGCATCCAGTATGTGAACAAATTTTCCGTAACTGGCGCTTTCTATCGTGTCAAGAATTGTTACGCCTTCCTTTTTCAGTTCCTCAACAAGCCCTTCTAACTGGGCAACCCTGTAGTTGACCATGAAATCCTTTGTTGACGGGTCAAAGTAATGGGTTGATTCTTTGAATGGACTCCACTGGGTAAATCCCTTTTGGGTTGAATCCGTTGCCTGTCTCCACTCAAATACAGCCCCATACTGGTTGGTGTTCAATCCGAGGTGGGTCTTATACCATTCTCTCATTGTCTTGGCGTCCTTACATTTGAAAAAAATCCCCCCGATGCCGGTCGCCCTCCCCATTGTGGCGTCGCCATTCGGTTTGGTCATTATCCAATTGTTCAAAGCAAAACCAAGTCCGAATGATATCATAAGAAGA includes:
- a CDS encoding VOC family protein; translation: MRTTSSDRRAWPAIRAIAVLFALLMISFGLGFALNNWIMTKPNGDATMGRATGIGGIFFKCKDAKTMREWYKTHLGLNTNQYGAVFEWRQATDSTQKGFTQWSPFKESTHYFDPSTKDFMVNYRVAQLEGLVEELKKEGVTILDTIESASYGKFVHILDAEQNKVELWEPNDIEYEKLGVQMGTKTTK